The following proteins are co-located in the Herpetosiphonaceae bacterium genome:
- a CDS encoding ABC transporter ATP-binding protein, whose protein sequence is MQTTRPRQLVAHLGYVPRALGLVWAAASGWTLAWCALLVVQGLLPVLTVYLTRHLVDGVVAAVGAEPRITPAIMLVAGLLIAGLVLSEVLQSVLEWVRAAQAELTRDHISALVHDRSATVDLAFYESSDYHDHLHRARDESGSRPLALLESLGSLLQNSITLAAMAAVLLPYALWLPLALLGSTLPALLVALRFDWRYHGWWQRSTVTRRRADYYDWMLSTTESAAEVRLFGLGGHFRQAYQTLRRRLRSERLQLIERQILARMGAGAAGVLIGGAALAWMVWRAMHGLVTLGDLALLYQAFHRGQALMRALLSDVGQIYSNSLFLAHLFAFLDLKPQIVDPPVPAAPLQTLRRGIEFRDVTFRYPGSERAALCDFSLSVPAGQIVAIVGENGAGKSTLTKLLCRFYDPEAGRITFDDTDLRQFSVAGLRRMLAVLFQMPVPYHATATENIALGDVVQPPDMAAIVGAARSAGADEVIRRLPQGYDTLLGKWFAEGTELSGGEWQRLALARAFLRSSPVIVLDEPTSFMDSWAEAEWFERLRALAAGRTALLITHRFTIAMRADMIHVMHEGRIVESGSHAALLALGGRYAQSWQAQLTASRDDELETHNEFSVLRSVVRYV, encoded by the coding sequence ATGCAGACAACAAGGCCGCGTCAACTGGTTGCCCATCTCGGCTACGTGCCCCGCGCGCTGGGCCTGGTCTGGGCTGCGGCATCGGGCTGGACGCTGGCCTGGTGCGCGCTGCTGGTTGTGCAGGGCTTGCTGCCGGTGCTCACGGTCTATCTGACCCGCCATCTGGTCGACGGCGTCGTCGCGGCGGTGGGCGCGGAGCCGCGCATCACGCCCGCGATCATGCTCGTCGCCGGGCTGCTGATCGCGGGCCTGGTGCTGTCCGAGGTGCTTCAGAGCGTGCTCGAATGGGTGCGCGCGGCACAGGCCGAGCTAACGCGCGACCATATCAGCGCGCTGGTGCATGACAGGTCTGCGACGGTCGATCTGGCCTTTTACGAGTCGTCCGACTACCACGATCATCTGCACCGCGCGCGCGACGAGTCGGGCAGCCGTCCGCTGGCGCTGCTCGAAAGCCTGGGCAGCCTGCTGCAAAACAGCATCACGCTGGCGGCGATGGCGGCGGTGCTGCTGCCCTACGCGCTGTGGCTGCCGCTGGCGCTGCTGGGCAGCACGCTTCCGGCGCTGCTCGTCGCGCTGCGCTTCGACTGGCGCTACCACGGATGGTGGCAGCGCAGCACGGTGACGCGCCGCCGGGCGGACTATTACGACTGGATGCTGAGCACCACCGAGAGCGCGGCGGAGGTCCGGCTCTTTGGCCTGGGCGGGCATTTCCGGCAGGCGTATCAAACACTGCGGCGGCGGCTGCGCAGCGAGCGGCTTCAGTTGATCGAGCGCCAGATCCTGGCGCGGATGGGCGCTGGCGCTGCTGGCGTGCTGATCGGCGGCGCGGCGCTGGCCTGGATGGTCTGGCGCGCGATGCATGGCCTGGTGACGCTCGGCGATCTGGCGCTGCTCTATCAGGCGTTCCATCGCGGCCAAGCCCTGATGCGCGCGCTGCTGAGCGATGTCGGTCAGATCTACAGTAACAGCCTGTTTCTTGCCCATCTTTTCGCGTTTCTGGATCTCAAGCCGCAGATCGTCGATCCGCCGGTGCCCGCCGCGCCCCTGCAAACGCTGCGCAGGGGCATCGAGTTTCGCGATGTGACGTTTCGCTATCCCGGCAGCGAGCGCGCGGCGCTGTGCGATTTTTCGCTGAGCGTTCCCGCCGGTCAGATCGTGGCGATCGTCGGGGAGAACGGAGCCGGAAAGAGCACGCTGACCAAGCTGCTGTGCCGCTTTTACGATCCCGAAGCCGGTCGAATCACCTTCGACGACACCGATCTTCGCCAGTTTTCCGTCGCCGGGCTGCGCCGCATGCTGGCGGTGCTCTTTCAAATGCCGGTGCCCTACCATGCCACGGCCACCGAGAATATCGCGCTGGGCGACGTGGTGCAGCCGCCCGATATGGCCGCGATTGTCGGAGCCGCACGCAGCGCCGGAGCCGACGAGGTGATCCGCCGTCTGCCGCAAGGCTACGACACGCTGCTCGGCAAATGGTTTGCCGAGGGCACCGAGCTTAGCGGCGGCGAGTGGCAGCGTCTCGCGCTGGCGCGGGCGTTTCTGCGCTCGTCGCCGGTAATCGTGCTGGACGAGCCGACCAGCTTTATGGACTCGTGGGCCGAGGCCGAGTGGTTCGAGCGGCTGCGGGCGCTGGCAGCCGGGCGCACCGCGCTGCTGATCACCCACCGCTTTACGATCGCGATGCGCGCCGACATGATCCACGTCATGCACGAGGGCCGGATCGTCGAGTCGGGCAGCCACGCCGCGCTGCTGGCGCTTGGCGGTCGGTATGCCCAGTCGTGGCAGGCGCAGCTCACGGCCAGCCGCGACGATGAATTGGAAACGCACAATGAGTTTAGCGTGTTGCGATCGGTCGTGCGGTATGTCTAG